In the Arachis ipaensis cultivar K30076 chromosome B04, Araip1.1, whole genome shotgun sequence genome, GCAACCGAATTCGTTTGAGAGTAACATGCTCAACGCAGATATCTATGTAGGAAGAAATTATCGTTAACTTCGTTTagttaatataatataattaaggATTCAGTTACATTGTAAACAACTATGTCAACGTCAAGACACATTTTCTATCGGAAGTTCCTAGATAAACTTGTTATATAACACTACGTAACAGCAAAGAAAATCTAGTAAACTCGTTATCTTAAATGTGTGTCTGAAAATTTACCTATTGATAGATACaatggcagaagaaagttcaaAGAGGTAACACCAGTTTCTTCAATTATCATCATGTACTTATGATTCTCTCCATCTGTAAGAAATTTTAATTGGCAACAAAAACTGAAGCGTGATTAGTTTCATAATTTTTTTCCCAGTTTTCAATTGTTTTTTCCTTTACAAAATCGTGAAAACAGAAAACACTGATGAAGAAAATAGAAACTATTAGTTGTAAAAAGTTCGAATCCCGAATTCTTGATAATTGGTTTTCATGTTATAGGTATGCAGTAGTGACAGGAGCAAACAAAGGGATAGGATTTGGAATATGTAAGCAATTGGCTTCTAATGGGATCACAGTGATCTTAACAGCAAGAGATGAGAAAAGGGGTCTTGAAGCTCTTCAGAATCTCAAAGATTTAGGTCTATCTGGCCATGTTGTTTATCATCAGCTTGATGTCACTGATGCTAACAGCATAGCATCCCTTGCAAATTTCATCAAAACCCAATTTGGAAAACTTGATATCTTGGTATGCTTAAAAACTTTAGGTTCTTGAAATATAGCATTTTATTTTGTGGTGTAATGTTAAGTTGGGTACTGTATATTGATTTGTGAACTTTATGctttaatttcctaatttattATGTTTCTATGGATTGCTTATGTGAAGTCTCATGTCACTTGAAAAAGGAAATGAAACATGTCTTATAAGAATGTGAATATTTCTTACTTATGGATGCATTTTTGATTGGTTAATTGGTTTTCGTCTCTCCGTCAATAACAAAAGTACAAAACCATGAGAAATGTCTTAAATTCTTCTTGTTAAGGGGGGAATGCCTTTGGATTTTTACTTTGCTTCTCTTTGCATGTTCTTTTTTCATAatctaatttcatttttcttcacTGCTGAGAAATGTTATTCTGTTTAGGTGAATAATGCAGGAATCCCTGGGACAGTCGTTGATGGCGATGCATTCAAAGCTTTACTTGCTTCTGGGGTATGGTTTTTTCAATACCAATCCATGTCAGATTATTTCATTCATTTTGAGTAATGATTAGATAAACATTTCTTTGGTAATTTACAAAGAACATTGGCTTTTGTTCTAAAGATTATTCTAGAGCATTGATTCTTGAATCTTTGAATATAGGAAAGGGCTGATGCTATTGATTGGAGTAAAATTGTATGTCAAGATTATGAATCTGCAGAAGCAGGAATTAGAACTAACTATTATGGTGTCAAAGGAATGTGTGAAGCACTTATTCCCCTTCTACAATTGTCAGACTCACCAAAGATTGTCAATGTTTCCTCCTCCATGGGACAGTTGAAGGTTTTTGAtaatttgtttatattttaatacAGATATTATATCATGTTTTATTTTCTCTAAATCAtgtagtttttattttctcttgaatACTACTAATGTATTTGCTGCTATATGGTTTCTTATGCTGATACAGAACCTACCAAATGAATGGGCTAAAGGAATTCTAAGTGATGACGAAAGCTTAACAGAAGAAAAAATTGATGAGGTTTTGAATCAATTTCTAAGTGATTTCAAAGAGGGTTCATTTGAAACCAAAGGATGGCCTCCTGCTTTTTCTGCATACATAGTTTCAAAAGCTGCTTTGAATGCATACACAAGAATTCTTGCAAAGAAGTATCCATCTTTCTGTATCAATTCTGTTTGTCCTGGTTTTGTCAAAACGGATATAAACTTCAACCTTGGTAACCTTAGTGTTGACGAAGGTGCCGAGAGCGCTGTAAGGTTGGCTCTGCTATCTAATGGGGGTCAGTCCGGTCTCTTCTTCGTCCGAAGTGAAGTTTCGCCATTTTAATCAGAAGATGCCAATTAGTCTTTGTTGTTGTTCATTTGTTCTTGTTTACATAATTCAAGAGCGTTGATAATAAGCCAGGTTCATTAAAGGAAAATTTGTTATGGTTGAAAGGAACCATGTTAAATGAAGAACCTATTCAATGAGAAATCTTACTTTCAGCATGTAACATGAGATTTTGTAAGTGTATAATTTTTTCTTTACTTACCAAATAAATTATATTCTCACACTCCTAGTTCTTAGATCCAATAGAAATTAGGGTCCAGACCCTTTTAAAGATTTGTTAGTGCATTTTAAGTTGTAACACTGCTTTC is a window encoding:
- the LOC107634965 gene encoding (+)-neomenthol dehydrogenase-like, translating into MAEESSKRYAVVTGANKGIGFGICKQLASNGITVILTARDEKRGLEALQNLKDLGLSGHVVYHQLDVTDANSIASLANFIKTQFGKLDILVNNAGIPGTVVDGDAFKALLASGERADAIDWSKIVCQDYESAEAGIRTNYYGVKGMCEALIPLLQLSDSPKIVNVSSSMGQLKNLPNEWAKGILSDDESLTEEKIDEVLNQFLSDFKEGSFETKGWPPAFSAYIVSKAALNAYTRILAKKYPSFCINSVCPGFVKTDINFNLGNLSVDEGAESAVRLALLSNGGQSGLFFVRSEVSPF